From Orcinus orca chromosome 3, mOrcOrc1.1, whole genome shotgun sequence, a single genomic window includes:
- the GCNT4 gene encoding beta-1,3-galactosyl-O-glycosyl-glycoprotein beta-1,6-N-acetylglucosaminyltransferase 4 produces MKTFKCCFKYHLKQKVFILFLTLWLFSLLKLLNVKRLLFPERGIYLVEYSLSTSPFVKNRYTHVKNEIGYEINCSGVYEQEPLEIGKSLEIRRRTIIDLDDDDVVAMTSDCDIYQALRSYHEKLVSREEKSFPIAYSLVVHKDAIMVERLIHAIYNQHNIYCIHYDRKSSDTFKAAMNNLAKCFSNIFIASKLEIVQYAHISRLQADLNCLSDLLKSSVQWKYVINLCGQDFPLKSNFELVSELKKLNGSNMLETVKPPNTKMERFTYHHELRQVPYEYVKLPVRTNVSKEAPPHDIEIFVGSAYFVVSRAFVKYVLNSSLVKDFFAWSKDTYSPDEHFWATLIRVPGIPGEIPRTAQDVSDLQSKTRLVKWNYLEGLFYPSCTGSHLRSVCIYGAAELRWLMKDGHWFANKFDSKVDPVLIQCLAEKLEEQQREWITLSSEKLFMAKTATTTLG; encoded by the coding sequence ATGAAGACATTCAAATGTTGTTTTAAATACCACCTAAAGCAGAAAGTTTTCATCCTGTTTCTAACCCTATGGCTGTTCTCCTTGTTGAAGCTTCTAAATGTGAAACGCCTCCTCTTCCCTGAAAGAGGCATTTACTTGGTTGAGTACTCGCTAAGTACCTCGCCTTTTGTAAAGAACAGATATACCCACGTTAAGAATGAAATCGGGTATGAGATTAACTGTTCAGGTGTCTATGAACAGGAGCCTTTGGAAATCGGCAAGAGTCTGGAAATAAGAAGAAGAACCATCATCGACttggatgatgatgatgttgtgGCAATGACCAGTGATTGTGACATTTATCAGGCCCTGCGGAGCTACCACGAAAAGCTTGTTTCAAGGGAGGAGAAAAGCTTCCCAATAGCCTATTCTTTGGTTGTTCACAAAGATGCAATTATGGTTGAAAGGCTAATCCATGCTATATACAACCAGCACAATATTTACTGCATCCATTATGACCGTAAATCATCTGATACCTTCAAAGCTGCCATGAACAATTTAGCTAAGTGCTTCTCTAATATTTTCATTGCTTCCAAATTAGAGATTGTGCAATATGCACACATTTCCAGACTCCAGGCTGATTTAAATTGCTTGTCAGACCTTCTGAAGTCTTCAGTTCAGTGGAAATATGTAATCAACCTGTGTGGGCAGGATTTTCCTTTGAAATCAAACTTTGAATTAGTGTCAGAGTTGAAGAAACTCAATGGATCAAATATGTTAGAGACAGTGAAACCCCCTAACACTAAGATGGAAAGATTCACTTATCACCATGAACTCAGACAGGTGCCTTATGAATATGTGAAACTACCAGTGAGGACAAACGTCTCCAAGGAAGCCCCCCCTCATGACATCGAGATATTTGTTGGCAGTGCTTATTTTGTTGTAAGTCGAGCATTTGTTAAATATGTTCTCAACAGCTCCCTCGTTAAAGACTTTTTTGCCTGGTCTAAAGATACATACTCGCCCGATGAGCACTTTTGGGCTACCTTAATTCGGGTACCAGGAATCCCCGGGGAGATTCCTAGGACAGCCCAGGATGTGTCTGACCTACAGAGTAAGACCCGCCTGGTCAAATGGAACTATCTAGAAGGCCTTTTCTATCCCAGTTGTACTGGCTCTCACCTCCGAAGTGTGTGTATCTATGGAGCAGCAGAACTAAGGTGGCTTATGAAAGACGGACATTGGTTTGCTAATAAATTTGATTCTAAGGTGGACCCTGTCTTGATTCAATGCTTGGCGGAAAAGCTTGAAGAACAGCAGAGAGAGTGGATCACTTTATCTTCAGAAAAGTTATTTATGGCTAAAACAGCCACAACCACATTAGGGTAA